The proteins below are encoded in one region of Aestuariivirga litoralis:
- a CDS encoding VOC family protein produces the protein MPNLALHHVALISTDIDRSAAFYENVLGFKRIARPPFTIIGIWYGLGALQVHLVVHPPGNFRQRGVDNDDVHFALRTDDFDATVAELEAKGYSADLPPDHPQKLIVKKTGMAGFPQVFLCDPDRNIIEINQAPL, from the coding sequence ATGCCAAACCTTGCGTTGCACCACGTCGCTTTGATCTCGACCGATATTGATCGCTCTGCGGCCTTCTACGAAAACGTGCTCGGCTTCAAGCGCATCGCGCGTCCGCCCTTCACGATCATTGGCATCTGGTATGGGTTGGGCGCGCTCCAGGTTCACCTCGTCGTTCACCCGCCCGGAAATTTCCGCCAGCGCGGCGTGGACAATGACGATGTTCACTTTGCTCTGCGTACAGATGACTTTGATGCCACGGTCGCCGAGCTCGAGGCTAAAGGCTACAGCGCTGACTTGCCGCCAGATCATCCGCAGAAACTGATTGTGAAGAAAACCGGCATGGCCGGTTTCCCGCAGGTGTTTCTGTGTGATCCGGATCGCAACATCATCGAGATCAACCAGGCGCCCCTTTAA
- a CDS encoding rhodanese-like domain-containing protein: MVKKFADMLAAARAVVPTISVEDAKKLLGRDDVVFLDVRDGTELQATGKVKGAIHTQRGLLEGKADPDSPGHVKELTPEKTLITYCASGGRAALAGQTLKEMGYDKVFNLGKFQDWKDGGGETEA, encoded by the coding sequence ATGGTCAAGAAATTTGCCGACATGCTGGCCGCCGCCCGCGCCGTCGTTCCGACGATCTCAGTGGAAGACGCCAAGAAACTGCTGGGCCGCGATGATGTGGTCTTTCTTGACGTGCGCGACGGCACCGAGCTTCAGGCCACCGGCAAGGTGAAGGGCGCTATCCACACCCAGCGTGGCCTTCTCGAAGGCAAGGCCGACCCGGATTCGCCCGGCCATGTGAAAGAACTGACACCTGAGAAAACCTTGATCACCTACTGCGCCTCAGGTGGCCGCGCCGCATTGGCCGGCCAGACGCTGAAGGAAATGGGCTACGACAAGGTCTTCAATCTCGGAAAATTCCAGGACTGGAAAGACGGCGGCGGCGAAACCGAAGCTTAG
- the ggt gene encoding gamma-glutamyltransferase, with the protein MRHPLHFLFRTAFILSLTITTAVTRAPVAADKGMVVTSQHLASDVGLNILKAGGNAVDAAVAVGYALAVTNPCCGNIGGGGFATLHLADGRDIFLNFREKAPLAATEKMYLDDKGEVKKDASLVGYLAAGVPGTVLGLDTLLSKYGTMKRADVMAPAIKLANDGFTLDQGDVDILALGSKDFVIQSNVAEVFLNAGNPWKAGDTLVQKKLGASLQQISDTGPDAFYKGPIADAVVAASQAGGGVFSKKDFEDYTVEELAPVKCTYRSLEVISSPPPSSGGTTICEILNILEGYPIHDMGFHSAASVHVMAEAMRHAYVDRNFSLGDPDFVKNPVDRLTSKDYAAAIRTTIDPMKATASADLKPGTPPHEGTQTTHFSIVDAAGNAVSITYTINGYFGARVMAGDTGFFLNDEMDDFTVKPGVPNLFGLVQGSTNVIAPGKRPLSSMSPTIVKKDGKVYMVLGSPGGSRIITIVLEAILNVVDHGMTIQEAVDAPRIHHQWLPDQISAEPFAFSADTAKILTDMGYKLVEQTPWGAAESILIGPQPEASTTQSSGNDAMAGGKPIPGKYYGAHDDRRSAGAAVGY; encoded by the coding sequence ATGCGACATCCCCTTCACTTTCTTTTCCGCACCGCTTTCATTCTTTCGCTGACGATCACCACTGCTGTGACCCGCGCGCCTGTCGCGGCGGACAAGGGCATGGTGGTGACCTCGCAGCATCTGGCCTCTGACGTGGGGTTGAATATTTTGAAGGCTGGCGGCAACGCGGTCGATGCCGCTGTTGCTGTGGGTTATGCGCTGGCGGTGACCAATCCGTGCTGCGGCAATATTGGCGGCGGCGGCTTCGCCACGCTGCATCTGGCGGATGGGCGCGACATTTTCCTGAATTTCCGCGAGAAAGCGCCTTTGGCCGCCACTGAGAAAATGTATCTTGATGACAAGGGCGAGGTGAAGAAGGATGCGAGCCTGGTCGGCTATCTGGCCGCCGGCGTGCCCGGCACGGTGCTGGGGCTGGACACGCTGCTTTCCAAATATGGCACGATGAAGCGTGCCGATGTGATGGCGCCGGCGATCAAGCTGGCCAATGACGGCTTCACGCTGGATCAGGGCGATGTGGATATTCTGGCGCTCGGCTCAAAAGATTTTGTGATCCAGTCCAATGTGGCAGAGGTGTTTCTGAACGCAGGTAATCCCTGGAAAGCCGGCGACACATTAGTGCAGAAAAAACTGGGCGCTTCGCTGCAGCAGATTTCTGATACTGGGCCGGATGCCTTCTACAAGGGGCCGATTGCCGATGCAGTGGTTGCCGCTTCGCAGGCGGGTGGCGGGGTTTTCAGCAAGAAGGATTTTGAGGATTACACGGTTGAAGAACTGGCCCCGGTGAAATGCACTTATCGCAGTTTGGAAGTGATTTCATCGCCACCGCCCTCCTCCGGCGGAACGACGATCTGCGAAATCCTGAATATCCTGGAAGGTTATCCGATCCACGATATGGGCTTTCACTCCGCTGCCAGCGTGCATGTGATGGCGGAGGCGATGCGCCATGCCTATGTGGACCGCAATTTCTCACTGGGCGATCCGGACTTTGTGAAGAACCCTGTCGATAGGCTGACATCGAAGGATTATGCGGCGGCTATTCGAACCACGATTGATCCCATGAAGGCCACGGCTTCGGCTGATCTCAAGCCCGGCACGCCGCCGCATGAAGGGACGCAGACTACGCATTTTTCCATCGTCGATGCGGCGGGCAACGCGGTTTCGATTACCTACACGATCAATGGCTATTTCGGCGCGCGGGTGATGGCGGGAGATACCGGCTTTTTCCTCAATGACGAGATGGATGATTTTACCGTGAAGCCCGGCGTGCCCAATCTGTTCGGGCTGGTGCAAGGCTCTACCAATGTGATCGCACCGGGCAAGCGGCCGCTGAGTTCGATGAGCCCGACCATCGTGAAGAAGGACGGCAAGGTTTACATGGTGCTGGGCAGCCCCGGCGGCTCGCGCATTATCACCATTGTGCTGGAGGCGATTTTGAATGTGGTCGATCATGGCATGACCATTCAGGAAGCCGTGGATGCGCCGCGCATTCATCACCAATGGCTGCCGGACCAGATCAGTGCTGAGCCGTTTGCTTTCTCTGCCGATACGGCGAAGATCCTGACTGACATGGGGTACAAGCTGGTGGAGCAGACGCCCTGGGGTGCGGCAGAGTCCATCCTGATCGGGCCGCAACCGGAGGCGTCAACCACGCAGAGCTCCGGCAATGACGCGATGGCGGGCGGCAAGCCGATTCCCGGTAAATATTATGGCGCGCATGATGACCGGCGCAGCGCCGGCGCGGCGGTGGGTTACTAA
- a CDS encoding DMT family transporter, translated as MPTSTARQNLIGIVCLCAGSLVFSLQDSVIKSISGTEAVTLAIVFRAIVSMPILLAMVAWEGKGSLKALYDRQIPLMLLRGLFLLISYTSYFMAFPALPLAEAVALYFMVPLVVIVISGPMLGEYAGWKSWCAVLLGLVGVFIILQPGTALFKPAALLSLVSAFAYSFGQLLARKFGARSPVTVMVFYQNWVYLLGASAIAGGVHMLGLKPFGNPSIDFLLREWNWPTWHVAGLMAICGVIAALGSTFLANAYRIGQANVVAPFEYTGMFWAIVFGFAFFGEVPTSTTVLGMLLISGAGVLALLAGRKT; from the coding sequence ATGCCCACCTCCACCGCCCGCCAAAATCTGATCGGCATTGTCTGCCTGTGCGCCGGTTCACTGGTTTTCTCGCTCCAGGATTCCGTCATCAAATCGATCAGCGGCACCGAAGCGGTTACGCTGGCCATCGTCTTCCGCGCCATTGTGTCGATGCCTATCCTGCTCGCCATGGTGGCCTGGGAAGGCAAGGGCAGTCTCAAGGCACTCTATGACCGGCAGATCCCGCTCATGCTCCTGCGTGGCCTCTTCCTGCTCATTTCCTACACCAGCTATTTCATGGCCTTCCCGGCGCTGCCGCTGGCCGAAGCGGTGGCGCTTTATTTCATGGTGCCGTTGGTGGTGATCGTGATTTCCGGCCCCATGCTGGGCGAATATGCTGGCTGGAAAAGCTGGTGCGCCGTGCTGCTGGGCCTGGTCGGTGTGTTCATCATCCTGCAGCCCGGCACGGCCCTGTTCAAACCGGCAGCACTGCTCTCGCTTGTCTCGGCCTTCGCCTATTCCTTCGGCCAGTTGCTGGCTCGCAAATTCGGCGCGCGCTCGCCCGTCACCGTGATGGTCTTCTACCAGAACTGGGTTTATCTGCTCGGCGCTTCGGCGATAGCCGGCGGCGTCCATATGCTTGGCCTCAAGCCCTTCGGCAATCCCAGTATAGATTTCCTGCTGCGCGAATGGAACTGGCCCACCTGGCATGTGGCCGGCCTGATGGCGATCTGCGGCGTGATCGCCGCCCTGGGCTCGACCTTCCTCGCCAACGCCTACCGTATTGGCCAAGCCAATGTCGTCGCCCCCTTCGAATATACTGGCATGTTCTGGGCCATCGTGTTCGGCTTCGCATTCTTCGGCGAAGTGCCCACCTCAACAACGGTGCTGGGCATGCTGCTCATCTCCGGAGCAGGGGTTCTGGCACTGCTGGCCGGGCGGAAGACTTAG
- the speB gene encoding agmatinase, giving the protein MALELDKLGYVPGDEAFRRENLKGTRWEATYAGALSYMRRKYTRDLKGVDFAITGIPFDQAVSHRSGTRMGPEGIRRASAENAWGPYWPWNFDPFDTLAVVDYGDCFFDWGNKEAFPTTLENHAAEIINQNVELISLGGDHYVSYPLLKAHAKKHGPLALVHFDAHRDVEIDTGGRIDHGTMFGYAVKEGLIDPEHSVQIGIRTTFVGETTMGFRIIYADEVHESTSAQLAKIICDKVGKKKAYLTFDIDCLDPSVAPGTGTPIPGGLSYHQAASIIRKLGPINFIGMDVVEVSPPYDHAELTSMAASALVLEYLCLRAAQKGARAVVMPK; this is encoded by the coding sequence ATGGCCCTCGAACTCGACAAGCTGGGCTACGTGCCCGGCGATGAAGCCTTCCGCCGCGAAAATTTGAAAGGCACCCGCTGGGAAGCCACCTATGCTGGCGCGCTCTCTTATATGCGCCGCAAATATACGCGCGACTTGAAGGGCGTGGATTTCGCCATCACCGGCATTCCTTTCGACCAGGCGGTGTCGCACCGCTCCGGCACGCGCATGGGCCCGGAAGGCATCCGCCGCGCCAGCGCCGAAAATGCCTGGGGTCCATACTGGCCGTGGAATTTCGATCCCTTCGACACGCTGGCCGTGGTCGATTACGGCGATTGCTTCTTTGATTGGGGCAACAAGGAAGCCTTCCCAACAACGCTGGAAAACCACGCCGCTGAAATCATCAACCAGAATGTCGAACTGATCTCGCTGGGCGGCGATCACTATGTGTCCTACCCGCTGCTGAAAGCCCACGCCAAGAAACACGGGCCTTTGGCACTGGTGCATTTCGATGCGCATCGTGATGTAGAGATCGACACCGGCGGTCGCATCGATCATGGCACCATGTTCGGCTACGCAGTGAAAGAGGGTCTGATTGATCCCGAGCATTCCGTGCAGATCGGCATCCGCACCACCTTCGTGGGTGAAACCACGATGGGCTTCCGCATCATCTATGCTGATGAAGTGCATGAAAGCACCAGCGCCCAACTCGCCAAGATCATTTGCGACAAGGTGGGCAAGAAGAAAGCCTATCTCACCTTTGATATTGATTGCCTCGATCCTTCGGTCGCCCCCGGCACCGGCACGCCCATTCCCGGCGGCCTCAGCTATCACCAGGCGGCCTCAATCATCCGCAAGCTTGGCCCGATCAATTTCATCGGCATGGACGTGGTCGAAGTCTCGCCACCCTATGACCACGCCGAACTCACCTCCATGGCTGCCTCAGCGCTGGTGCTGGAATATCTCTGCCTGAGAGCCGCGCAAAAGGGTGCCCGCGCCGTGGTGATGCCGAAGTAA
- a CDS encoding ABC transporter ATP-binding protein, protein MTEPIISIRNVTKEFAGGVKAVDNVSIDIQQNEFFALLGPSGCGKTTLLRMISGLETPTEGQIMIGGTDMAFTPPNLRPTNMVFQSYAVFPHMTVEQNVGYGLKVTGVEPNEIKRRVAEGLEMVKLSHLAARKPDQMSGGQRQRVALARALVKRPKVLLLDEPLSALDAKLRDDMRMELTRLQETVGITFIIVTHDQDEALSMASRIAVMNKGGVAQIATPAELYEHPQNRFVADFIGKVNLLDAKVLKQKGKIITCDTETLGKFDMGTDKAAGMSATIAIRPEKLKLVTKEAKGGKFVTAKAIVRDVAYYGDTSHIILDVGKKELEVNVQNDSRTGGAGVERGQKLWVQFNPDDALVLTE, encoded by the coding sequence ATGACCGAACCGATCATCTCCATCCGTAATGTCACCAAGGAATTTGCCGGCGGGGTCAAGGCCGTCGACAATGTGTCAATCGACATTCAGCAGAATGAATTCTTCGCACTCTTGGGCCCCTCGGGCTGCGGCAAGACCACGCTGCTGCGCATGATCTCCGGGCTTGAAACGCCAACCGAAGGCCAGATCATGATCGGCGGCACCGACATGGCCTTCACACCACCGAACTTGCGCCCCACCAACATGGTGTTCCAATCCTACGCGGTCTTCCCGCATATGACGGTGGAACAGAATGTGGGTTATGGCCTGAAGGTTACTGGCGTGGAACCGAACGAGATCAAGCGCCGCGTGGCCGAAGGCCTGGAAATGGTGAAGCTATCGCATCTCGCCGCGCGCAAACCTGACCAGATGTCCGGTGGCCAGCGCCAGCGCGTGGCGCTTGCCCGCGCATTGGTAAAACGCCCCAAAGTGCTGCTGCTCGACGAGCCGCTCTCGGCCCTCGATGCCAAGCTGCGTGACGACATGCGCATGGAATTGACACGCCTGCAGGAAACCGTGGGCATCACCTTCATCATCGTCACCCACGATCAGGATGAAGCCCTCTCGATGGCCAGCCGCATCGCGGTGATGAACAAGGGCGGCGTGGCGCAAATCGCAACGCCAGCCGAACTCTACGAACACCCGCAAAACCGCTTCGTCGCAGACTTCATCGGCAAGGTGAATTTACTCGATGCAAAAGTGCTCAAGCAAAAGGGCAAGATCATTACCTGTGATACCGAGACGCTCGGTAAATTCGACATGGGCACCGACAAGGCCGCCGGCATGTCAGCCACGATAGCCATCCGTCCGGAAAAACTGAAGCTCGTCACCAAGGAAGCGAAGGGTGGCAAATTCGTCACCGCCAAGGCCATTGTGCGCGACGTTGCCTATTACGGCGACACCAGCCACATCATTCTCGATGTCGGCAAGAAGGAGCTGGAAGTGAACGTCCAGAACGACAGCCGCACAGGTGGTGCCGGTGTCGAACGCGGCCAGAAGCTCTGGGTGCAATTCAATCCTGACGATGCATTGGTACTGACTGAATAA
- a CDS encoding ABC transporter permease, whose amino-acid sequence MAKQLKPGQGPLDYSSRWWMKATFILVSAFLYIPIATLIAFSFNSSKYSVWKSFTLENYVNAWHNDVIFFALSNSLAIAFISTLFSTIFGVTTAIALWRFRFPARVGFEIFLGMPIVVPEICMGVAMALFFSQTGLMLAVRDLVWPLNLSNIIIAHIAFSFPFVAVVVRARLVGFNRQLEEASKDLGATEWQTFWNVIIPFLMPSIVAGGLLAFTLSLDDFVITFFSSGPGSTTFPVKIYSMVKNPDPRQINAASTVLIIITVLATVLATKFQSPGKSGTGH is encoded by the coding sequence ATGGCCAAGCAATTGAAACCGGGACAGGGCCCCCTCGATTACAGCTCGCGCTGGTGGATGAAGGCCACTTTCATCCTTGTATCCGCTTTCCTCTACATACCCATTGCCACGCTGATCGCCTTCTCTTTCAACAGCAGCAAATACAGTGTGTGGAAAAGCTTCACGCTGGAGAACTATGTCAACGCCTGGCACAATGACGTGATCTTCTTCGCGCTCTCCAATTCGCTGGCAATCGCGTTTATTTCAACTTTGTTCTCCACGATCTTCGGCGTCACCACCGCCATTGCACTCTGGCGTTTCCGCTTCCCGGCCCGCGTGGGCTTTGAAATTTTCCTCGGCATGCCCATCGTGGTGCCGGAAATCTGCATGGGCGTGGCCATGGCGCTCTTCTTCAGCCAGACCGGCCTGATGCTGGCGGTGCGCGATCTGGTCTGGCCGCTCAATCTGTCCAACATCATCATCGCCCATATCGCCTTCTCTTTCCCCTTCGTCGCCGTGGTGGTGCGCGCCCGGCTGGTGGGCTTCAACCGCCAATTGGAAGAGGCGTCAAAAGATCTCGGTGCCACCGAATGGCAAACCTTCTGGAATGTCATCATCCCCTTCCTCATGCCCAGCATCGTGGCTGGTGGCTTGCTCGCCTTCACGCTCTCGCTGGATGATTTCGTGATCACCTTCTTCTCCTCTGGCCCGGGCTCCACCACCTTCCCGGTGAAGATCTATTCGATGGTGAAGAACCCTGATCCGCGCCAGATCAATGCGGCCTCTACCGTGCTGATCATCATCACCGTTCTCGCCACCGTGCTTGCAACCAAATTCCAGTCTCCCGGAAAATCCGGCACAGGCCATTGA
- a CDS encoding ABC transporter permease: MDNWKDYRKVFFTLVSPGSLWLVVFFLIPMAFLFVLSFSEKATIDGVISATEYNYVSTFSNYMDAAGWNYLVLLWRAVLWSAIATFICLILAYPLAFGISFAPQKWRPLLLLLLILPFWINLLIRTYALMQVLRTQGLLNQFLGIFGIGPFEMLYNSGAVILGLIYCYLPFMVLPLYSTVERLDKSYLEASLDLGATQATTFWRVTLPLTMPGVITGIILVFIPCLGSFLTSDLLGGPNSWTIGNAIQNQFGSANNWPFGAALSFILMFATFLAMYARHLFALRSKGVDA, translated from the coding sequence TTGGATAATTGGAAAGACTACCGGAAAGTCTTTTTCACACTGGTCTCACCGGGCTCTTTGTGGCTGGTGGTTTTCTTTCTGATCCCGATGGCATTTCTGTTCGTGCTTTCCTTCTCGGAAAAGGCAACGATTGATGGCGTCATCTCCGCCACCGAATACAATTACGTCTCCACTTTCTCGAATTACATGGACGCTGCCGGCTGGAATTATCTGGTCCTGCTTTGGCGCGCTGTGTTGTGGAGCGCCATTGCCACCTTCATTTGCTTGATCCTGGCCTATCCGCTGGCCTTCGGCATTTCCTTCGCACCACAAAAATGGCGGCCTTTATTGTTGCTGCTGCTCATTCTGCCCTTCTGGATCAACCTGCTGATCCGCACTTATGCGCTGATGCAGGTTTTGCGCACCCAAGGCCTGCTCAATCAGTTTCTCGGCATCTTCGGCATCGGGCCTTTTGAGATGCTCTACAACAGTGGCGCGGTGATTTTGGGCCTCATCTATTGCTATCTGCCCTTCATGGTGCTGCCGCTTTATTCGACGGTTGAGCGCCTCGACAAATCCTATCTCGAAGCCAGCCTTGATCTCGGCGCCACGCAAGCCACCACTTTCTGGCGCGTCACCCTGCCGCTCACCATGCCCGGCGTGATCACCGGAATCATTCTCGTCTTCATCCCATGCCTCGGCTCGTTCCTGACCTCTGATCTGTTGGGCGGCCCCAACAGTTGGACCATCGGCAACGCCATCCAGAACCAGTTCGGCAGCGCCAACAACTGGCCCTTCGGTGCGGCTCTGTCCTTCATCCTGATGTTCGCCACCTTCCTCGCCATGTATGCGCGCCATCTCTTCGCGCTGCGCTCGAAAGGGGTTGACGCCTGA
- a CDS encoding ABC transporter substrate-binding protein: protein MPKLSPTMRMSRRNALKGGLGFAVGVTLLPYKSMAAEEKALNFYNWDTYIGATTLADFNKATGVEVKMDLFADNDELFAKLKAGNPGYDVIVPSGNYIQRMVAAKMLMPLDHAKIPNFKNFAKEFQDAEFDPGRKYSLAYMWGTMGIGYRKSKMKDGKTPDSWGYVLDLPDYAGRISVQGDSEHAIGIALKKLGYNWNSTNATELGKAKDLLIASKKNIKTFAKDNGQDLLASQEVDLAVEYSGDIAQVKSEDDDLDFSIPKEGSNRWQDTMAIASGAPHPENAHAFLNFICDPAVNAEIVKTIHYGTPNEAARALMDDDYKNNPITFPPADVLAKCDPSLYLGEDGQKARDDIWTAVQAA from the coding sequence ATGCCCAAACTTTCCCCCACCATGCGGATGAGCCGCCGCAACGCCCTGAAGGGCGGCCTCGGCTTTGCCGTTGGCGTGACCCTGCTGCCCTACAAGTCGATGGCGGCGGAAGAAAAGGCGCTGAACTTCTACAATTGGGATACCTATATTGGCGCAACCACGCTGGCCGATTTCAACAAGGCCACCGGCGTTGAGGTGAAGATGGATCTCTTCGCCGACAACGACGAACTCTTCGCCAAGCTCAAGGCCGGCAATCCCGGATATGACGTGATCGTGCCTTCGGGCAACTACATCCAGCGCATGGTGGCCGCCAAGATGCTGATGCCTCTCGACCACGCCAAGATCCCCAACTTCAAGAATTTCGCCAAGGAATTCCAGGATGCGGAATTCGATCCGGGCCGCAAATATTCGCTGGCTTACATGTGGGGCACGATGGGCATCGGCTACCGCAAGTCGAAGATGAAGGATGGCAAGACGCCGGATTCCTGGGGCTACGTGCTCGATCTGCCGGATTATGCCGGCCGCATCTCGGTGCAGGGCGACAGCGAACACGCCATCGGCATCGCCCTAAAGAAGCTCGGCTACAACTGGAACTCGACCAATGCCACCGAACTCGGCAAAGCCAAGGACCTGTTGATCGCGTCGAAGAAAAACATCAAGACCTTTGCCAAGGACAATGGCCAGGACTTGCTGGCTTCACAGGAAGTCGATCTCGCCGTCGAATATTCGGGCGACATTGCCCAGGTGAAATCCGAAGACGATGATCTCGACTTCTCGATCCCGAAGGAAGGCTCGAACCGTTGGCAGGACACTATGGCCATTGCGTCGGGTGCCCCTCATCCGGAAAACGCCCACGCCTTCCTCAACTTCATCTGCGACCCCGCAGTGAATGCTGAAATCGTCAAGACCATCCATTACGGCACGCCAAATGAAGCGGCCCGCGCCTTGATGGACGACGATTATAAGAACAACCCGATCACCTTCCCGCCGGCTGACGTACTGGCGAAATGCGATCCGAGCCTCTATCTCGGCGAAGATGGCCAGAAGGCCCGTGACGATATCTGGACAGCCGTTCAGGCCGCCTAA
- a CDS encoding aspartate aminotransferase family protein, whose protein sequence is MNVHKKNLDLDAIVKADITHHFHPFTDHKAFRAAGGPRVITHGDGVWIWDAKGNKILDGMSGLWCVNIGYGRKELAEVAYQQMLDLPYYNTFFKTTTAPATELAAKISSVLPKQFQTIFFTNSGSEGNDTIVRFVRHYWKLMGKPYRQHIIGRKRGYHGSTWVAANLGGMIGMHEQGGDQLPGFHHIQQPYWYDFGGDKTPEEFGLEAAQELEKKILELGPDNVAAFIGEPIQGAAGVLIPPSTYWPEISRICKKYGVLLISDEVICGFGRTGNWFGFETFGYEPDIVNMAKGLSSGYLPIGAIAFSDKLIEPFFDKGGEFYHGMTYAGHPVAAAVALKNVEIMQSEKMIERVAELGPYFNQALASLNDHPIVGETRSVGLIGAIELSSNKAKRSRFNDSGRVGTMCRNHCFDVNLVMRACWDTMVLAPPFCITREEIDELVKRARVALDKTYADVKAEME, encoded by the coding sequence ATGAATGTGCACAAGAAGAATCTCGATCTCGACGCCATCGTAAAGGCGGACATCACCCATCACTTCCATCCCTTTACCGATCACAAGGCCTTCCGCGCCGCCGGTGGCCCGCGCGTCATCACCCATGGTGACGGCGTTTGGATCTGGGATGCCAAGGGCAACAAGATTCTCGACGGCATGTCTGGCCTGTGGTGCGTGAATATCGGCTATGGCCGCAAGGAACTGGCCGAAGTGGCCTACCAGCAGATGCTTGATCTGCCCTACTACAACACCTTCTTCAAGACGACGACGGCACCTGCCACCGAGCTTGCCGCCAAGATTTCATCGGTCCTGCCCAAGCAGTTTCAGACCATTTTCTTCACCAATTCCGGCTCCGAAGGCAACGACACCATCGTGCGCTTCGTGCGCCATTACTGGAAGCTGATGGGCAAGCCCTACAGGCAGCACATTATCGGCCGCAAGCGCGGTTACCATGGCTCGACCTGGGTGGCCGCCAATCTGGGTGGCATGATCGGCATGCACGAGCAGGGCGGCGACCAGCTTCCCGGCTTCCACCACATTCAACAACCCTATTGGTATGATTTCGGCGGCGACAAGACGCCGGAAGAATTCGGCCTCGAAGCCGCCCAGGAACTGGAAAAGAAAATTCTCGAACTGGGGCCCGACAATGTGGCTGCCTTCATCGGTGAGCCGATCCAGGGTGCCGCCGGCGTGCTCATCCCGCCCTCTACCTACTGGCCGGAAATCAGCCGCATCTGCAAGAAATATGGCGTGCTGCTGATTTCGGATGAGGTGATCTGCGGATTTGGCCGCACCGGTAACTGGTTCGGGTTTGAAACCTTCGGCTACGAGCCCGACATTGTGAACATGGCCAAGGGCCTGTCGTCGGGCTATTTGCCCATCGGCGCCATCGCCTTCTCCGACAAGCTGATCGAGCCTTTCTTCGACAAGGGTGGCGAATTCTATCACGGCATGACCTATGCGGGCCATCCGGTAGCTGCAGCCGTCGCACTCAAAAACGTCGAGATCATGCAGTCCGAAAAGATGATCGAACGGGTGGCCGAACTTGGTCCTTATTTCAACCAGGCGCTAGCCAGCCTGAATGATCACCCCATTGTGGGCGAAACCCGCTCGGTGGGCCTGATCGGCGCCATTGAGCTGTCCAGCAACAAGGCCAAGCGCTCGCGTTTCAATGACTCAGGCCGCGTCGGCACCATGTGCCGCAACCATTGTTTCGACGTCAATCTGGTCATGCGCGCCTGCTGGGATACGATGGTGCTGGCGCCGCCCTTCTGCATCACCAGGGAGGAAATCGACGAGTTGGTGAAGCGGGCCCGCGTTGCGCTGGACAAAACCTATGCCGATGTGAAGGCCGAGATGGAGTAA
- a CDS encoding CDP-alcohol phosphatidyltransferase family protein, giving the protein MARKPAKQPVAQVAAPEPSAMPKRRSRAIGGIPIRFLLPNLLTLLALCSGVTAIRFAVEGRFELAVGGIIFAVVLDGFDGRLARYLKGTSRFGAELDSLADFVNFGVAPAILVYFWSLNWLSTFGWVVCLMLSIACALRLARFNVALDDPDKPAWAASFFTGMPAPAGAVLSLAPLYLGFLGILTEGHSFMRAIAAYEILVAVLMVSRVPTFSGKTFTRVPREFVLPFLALMVLFVVFLISYPWETLAALSALYLLMIPVSVASYRRHKRAKAG; this is encoded by the coding sequence ATGGCCCGTAAACCCGCCAAACAGCCCGTAGCACAAGTTGCTGCACCAGAGCCGTCCGCAATGCCCAAGCGCCGGAGCAGGGCGATAGGTGGCATCCCGATCCGTTTCCTCCTGCCCAATCTGTTGACGCTGCTGGCGTTGTGCAGCGGCGTCACTGCCATTCGTTTCGCGGTGGAAGGCAGGTTTGAGCTCGCAGTAGGCGGCATCATTTTCGCTGTGGTGCTTGATGGTTTTGATGGCCGCCTGGCGCGCTACCTCAAAGGCACTTCGCGATTTGGCGCAGAGCTGGACTCGCTGGCCGACTTTGTGAATTTCGGCGTAGCTCCCGCCATCCTGGTTTATTTCTGGTCGCTGAATTGGCTCAGCACCTTTGGCTGGGTCGTCTGCCTCATGTTGTCGATTGCCTGTGCCCTGCGCCTGGCGCGCTTTAACGTAGCTCTGGATGATCCGGACAAACCCGCCTGGGCGGCCAGCTTCTTCACCGGCATGCCCGCACCGGCTGGCGCTGTATTGTCATTGGCGCCGCTTTATCTGGGCTTCCTTGGCATTCTCACCGAAGGCCATTCCTTCATGCGGGCGATTGCAGCCTATGAAATCCTTGTTGCCGTGCTGATGGTCAGCCGCGTGCCGACATTCTCCGGCAAAACCTTTACCCGCGTGCCGCGTGAATTCGTGCTGCCGTTCCTGGCCCTCATGGTGTTGTTCGTGGTTTTCCTGATTTCCTATCCATGGGAAACGCTGGCGGCACTCTCCGCGCTCTATCTGCTGATGATCCCTGTCAGCGTGGCGTCCTACCGGCGCCACAAACGGGCGAAGGCCGGATGA